The proteins below are encoded in one region of Streptomyces roseirectus:
- a CDS encoding ATP-binding protein, producing MDDLDPRGRPPSTRLVGRDKDLAFITSFLTDADVRGAALLLSGEAGVGKTAVLDAVAADAVRNGVRVLRAAGVQFEADIGYAGLNQLLVPLFDDFDLLDDVHRDALRVAVGIGGGPAPDRLLTSTAVLLLLRQLSLRTPLLLVVDDLPWLDRATNAVLGFVARRLVGSRIGFLGASREGSESFFETSGLPEHHLRPLDDASSAELLALAHPDVSPAVRRRIAAEARGNPLALVELPSALSAEQRAALAAVPPVLPLSERLQAMFASRVAELPAGSRELLLIAALDGTGDLPSIVAAADRAGVDDLAPAERNRLVSVSTDNRRLSFRHPLIGSAVVKLATAAERRRAHQALAGVLGDQPERRAWHLGEATVGRDEKVAALLEEAARRRLRRGDALGAVAALTRAAGLSPAASDESRRMAEAAYIGVDSSGELEDASRLLAGAQAHPSGQQSLHAAAASAFLLINKDGDIDTAYRLLVGAIESGEHGYDASDEALVEALHLLVLLCWYGGDPKLWEPLSGFVARLSPEPPELLWVITQTFGDPARTGAAALPRLTKLIAAVGDDPTRVIRVGTASVFPDRLGDFRWATRQLVEQGRAGTAPVRRHLGALMHLGLDYFHLGRWDDAAEFAREGLTLCEDHDYRFFAWYFQYIQAVAAAVRGDGEASDALTEEIVRWATPRGTHGARFFACHARALAALGRGDFETAYQHACALSPPGTVAPYVPIAMWGTMDLVEAAVRTGRQREAAAHSAAMRASSMAELSPRLELLVLACEALTTPGKEGLALFEQALSLPGPERWPFDVARVFLFHGERLRRMRATTEAREQLTRALEIFQRLGSKPWAARAAAELRAGGRSTPADARPGGRTLTAQEMQIATLAATGLTNKQIAERLLLSHRTIGTHLYQIYPKLGITSRAALRDALSELEAESQG from the coding sequence ATGGATGACCTGGACCCGCGCGGGCGCCCGCCCTCGACACGGCTGGTCGGTCGCGACAAGGACCTCGCCTTCATCACCTCCTTCCTGACCGACGCCGATGTCCGAGGCGCGGCCCTGCTGCTCTCGGGCGAGGCAGGGGTGGGCAAGACCGCGGTGCTCGACGCGGTCGCCGCCGACGCCGTGCGCAATGGTGTCCGGGTCCTGCGCGCGGCGGGGGTGCAGTTCGAGGCCGACATCGGCTACGCCGGTCTCAACCAACTGCTCGTACCGCTCTTCGACGACTTCGACCTCCTCGACGACGTCCACCGTGACGCCCTGCGGGTCGCGGTCGGCATCGGGGGTGGGCCCGCTCCCGACCGTCTCCTCACCTCCACGGCGGTTCTTCTGCTGCTGCGGCAGTTGTCCCTCCGAACGCCGCTGCTGCTGGTGGTCGACGACCTGCCGTGGCTGGACCGGGCCACCAACGCGGTGCTCGGCTTCGTGGCACGACGGCTCGTGGGCAGCCGGATCGGCTTCCTCGGGGCGTCCCGTGAGGGCTCGGAGAGCTTCTTCGAAACGAGCGGCCTGCCCGAGCACCACCTGCGCCCGCTGGACGACGCCTCGTCGGCCGAACTGCTCGCCCTCGCACACCCCGACGTCTCCCCCGCCGTACGGCGCCGTATCGCGGCCGAGGCCCGGGGCAACCCGCTGGCGCTGGTGGAGCTGCCGTCGGCGCTCTCCGCCGAGCAGCGCGCGGCCCTCGCTGCGGTGCCACCGGTGCTGCCCCTGAGCGAGCGGCTTCAGGCCATGTTCGCCTCGCGTGTGGCCGAACTGCCCGCCGGCAGCCGGGAGTTGCTGCTGATCGCCGCCCTCGACGGAACCGGTGACCTGCCGTCCATCGTGGCGGCGGCCGACCGGGCCGGCGTCGACGATCTGGCACCCGCCGAGCGCAACCGGCTGGTGTCGGTCTCGACCGACAATCGACGGCTGTCCTTCCGGCATCCGCTGATCGGTTCCGCGGTGGTGAAGCTGGCGACCGCCGCGGAGCGCAGACGAGCCCACCAAGCCCTCGCCGGCGTGCTCGGCGACCAACCGGAGCGCCGTGCCTGGCACTTGGGTGAGGCGACCGTGGGCCGGGACGAGAAGGTCGCGGCACTGCTGGAGGAGGCCGCGCGCCGCCGGCTGCGGCGCGGGGACGCGCTCGGCGCGGTGGCGGCGCTGACCCGCGCCGCCGGGCTCAGCCCCGCGGCGTCCGACGAAAGCCGCCGTATGGCCGAGGCCGCCTACATCGGCGTGGACTCCAGCGGCGAGCTGGAAGACGCCTCGCGGCTGCTCGCCGGCGCCCAGGCCCACCCCTCCGGACAGCAGTCGCTGCACGCGGCGGCCGCTTCCGCATTCCTGCTGATCAACAAGGACGGCGACATCGACACCGCGTACCGGCTGCTGGTCGGCGCGATCGAGTCCGGGGAGCACGGCTACGACGCCTCGGACGAGGCCCTTGTCGAAGCGCTGCACCTGCTGGTGCTGCTGTGCTGGTACGGCGGTGACCCGAAGCTGTGGGAACCGCTGTCGGGGTTCGTGGCGCGGCTGAGCCCCGAACCGCCGGAACTGCTCTGGGTGATCACCCAGACCTTCGGCGATCCGGCCCGCACCGGTGCCGCGGCACTCCCCCGGCTGACGAAGCTGATCGCCGCCGTGGGCGACGACCCCACGCGGGTGATCCGTGTCGGTACGGCCTCCGTCTTCCCCGACCGGCTCGGGGACTTCCGGTGGGCCACGCGCCAGCTGGTGGAGCAGGGCCGTGCCGGCACCGCACCGGTCCGCCGCCACCTCGGCGCGTTGATGCACCTGGGTCTGGACTACTTCCATCTGGGCCGCTGGGACGACGCGGCGGAGTTCGCGCGCGAAGGGCTCACGCTCTGCGAGGACCACGACTACCGGTTCTTCGCCTGGTACTTCCAGTACATCCAGGCGGTCGCGGCCGCCGTGCGGGGCGACGGGGAGGCCAGCGACGCGCTGACCGAGGAGATCGTCCGGTGGGCGACGCCCCGTGGGACCCACGGCGCACGGTTCTTCGCCTGCCATGCCAGGGCGCTGGCCGCCCTCGGCCGCGGCGACTTCGAGACGGCCTACCAGCACGCCTGCGCGCTCAGCCCGCCCGGGACCGTGGCCCCGTACGTCCCGATCGCGATGTGGGGCACGATGGATCTGGTCGAGGCTGCCGTCCGGACCGGCCGGCAGCGGGAGGCCGCGGCCCACTCGGCCGCGATGCGCGCCTCCTCCATGGCGGAGCTGTCACCCCGGCTGGAGCTGCTGGTCCTGGCCTGCGAAGCCCTCACCACGCCCGGGAAAGAGGGGCTTGCCCTCTTCGAGCAGGCGTTGTCGCTGCCCGGTCCGGAGCGTTGGCCCTTCGACGTCGCGCGGGTGTTCCTCTTCCACGGCGAGCGTCTGCGGCGCATGCGCGCCACGACGGAGGCCCGGGAGCAGCTGACCCGGGCTCTGGAGATCTTCCAGCGTCTGGGCAGCAAGCCCTGGGCGGCCCGTGCCGCGGCGGAACTGCGGGCCGGCGGCCGGTCCACGCCGGCCGACGCCCGGCCCGGGGGCAGGACGCTGACCGCCCAGGAAATGCAGATCGCCACGCTCGCGGCGACGGGGCTGACCAACAAGCAGATCGCCGAGCGCCTGCTCTTGTCCCACCGGACCATCGGCACGCACCTGTATCAGATCTATCCCAAGCTGGGCATCACCTCACGGGCCGCCCTGAGGGACGCCCTCTCCGAGCTCGAAGCAGAGAGCCAGGGCTGA